A part of Rhinatrema bivittatum chromosome 16, aRhiBiv1.1, whole genome shotgun sequence genomic DNA contains:
- the RIT1 gene encoding GTP-binding protein Rit1, protein MDSSVGRQTSAACNVQSREYKLVMLGAGGVGKSAMTMQFISHRFPEDHDPTIEDAYKIRIRIDDEPANLDILDTAGQAEFTAMRDQYMRAGEGFIICYSITDRRSFHEVRELKQLIYRVRRTDNTPVVLVGNKSDLTQLRQVSKEEGTAVAREFSCPFFETSAAFRYYIDDVFHALVREIRRKEREMALALEKKSKPKASVWKRFKSPFRKKKDSVT, encoded by the exons ATGGATTCTTCTGTTGGCCGACAGACTAGTGCTGCCTGCAATGTGCAGTCCCGCGAGTACAAGCTTGTAATGCTTGGAGCTGGTGGGGTTGGAAAAAGTG CCATGACCATGCAGTTCATCAGTCATCGGTTTCCTGAGGACCATGACCCTACCATTG AGGATGCTTATAAAATCCGGATTCGGATTGATGATGAGCCAGCAAACTTGGATATCTTGGACACAGCTGGACAG GCAGAGTTTACAGCAATGCGGGACCAGTACATGAGAGCAGGCGAAGGATTTATCATCTGCTACTCAATCACGGACCGTCGGAGTTTCCACGAAGTGCGGGAACTGAAACAGCTCATCTATCGGGTCCGGCGCACAGACAACACGCCAGTGGTTCTTGTTGGAAACAAGTCAGATCTGACCCAGCTCCGACAG GTCTCTAAAGAAGAAGGCACGGCTGTAGCCCGAGAGTTCAGCTGCCCTTTCTTTGAAACATCGGCTGCCTTCCGTTATTACATTGATGATGTGTTCCATGCGTTGGTGCGGGAAATCcgcaggaaggagagggaaatGGCGCTTGCCCTGGAGAAGAAATCCAAACCAAAAGCCAGCGTCTGGAAGCGCTTCAAGTCGCCCTTCCGAAAGAAGAAGGATTCGGTGACCTGA